The following proteins come from a genomic window of Syngnathus acus chromosome 15, fSynAcu1.2, whole genome shotgun sequence:
- the btaf1 gene encoding TATA-binding protein-associated factor 172, whose amino-acid sequence MAVTRLDRLFILLDTGTTPVTRKAAAQQLGEVVKLHPHELNNLLAKVLTYLRSPNWDTRIAAGQAVEAIVKNIPEWNPAPTPKEESLSPEDPASERLSFYHFDICRLLKHGASLLGSAGAEFELQDDKMCEMDPKERLACQRKLLQKKLGLDIGAAIGMDTEELFNDEDLDYTCPSSVSRPQGSKITAGSSSRNHVPIQAAELIDSEFRPGMSNRQKNKAKRLAKLVAKQKSRDLDPNEKSNDSFEGEPEEKRRKTTSIVIDPPATEHKVLMNKVQDYASLSDESQEWPLESFSEELCNDLFNPSWEIRHGAGTGLREILKSHGAGGGKLAGSTAEQMSRQHEEWIQDLVIRLLCVFALDRFGDFVSDEVVAPVRETCAQTLGVALRHMSETGVSMTVDVLLKLLKEDQWEVRHGGLLGIKYALAVRQDLISVLLPRLLPAITEGLQDLDDDVRAVAAAALIPVVEGLVQLLPNRVPFIINTLWDALLDLDDLTASTNSIMTLLSSLLTYPQVRQCSMQQSLTVLVPRVWPFLRHTISSVRRAALETLYTLLSKSDQKCALWINPILQDMLRHMFQSCILESNEEILELIQKVWAELLSQAPQQFVVAASCPWMGAWLCLMMQASHIPIDLNMLLEVKARAKDKAGSKARQGTNQIKETVQEYIAGAETVTDDPVSRDYVVIRARLMAAKLLGALCKCICEPHLNAASQEIRPAESLGQLLLFHLNSKSALQRIAVALVLCEWASLQKDCQIVSSAVQPRLLAILSEQLYYDEIAIPFTRMQNECKQLIALLSEAHVDVQERLNCSVFTIDQANELLTTIFTESTAALNMTTKPWQVLDNKRQQAQATVMETSHEWQQLHLRVHMFTACAVINLQVLPDKLNPLVRPLMESIKREENTLIQGYAASFIAKLLQQCAGRSPCPNPKIIKNLCASLCADSSVTPSSACPVPPAQENSKGGGLDKDCLHHMVNKTQGIMTLYRHQRAAFAITSKRGPVPKSSKTPTSDLPPGSAIGVDNDERKPCLIQRRGAEFSLTTIARHFGSDLTESLPYLWENTVGPLRTVVNEKHLIDRQIQLERGDVAAQELVNSLQVLEVMSGAMSHELKPLLLEHLPHLFTCLQHPYTAVRHMAARCVGVLSKLSMLDTMDAFLERVLPWLAAIHDSTKQEGAIEALACVMEQLDVDIVPYIVLLVVPVLGRMSDPSDSIRFMATQCFATLIRLLPLEAGIPDPPAMSADLIRQKARERHFLEQLLDGRKLENYSIPVPIKAELRKYQQDGVNWLSFLNKYKLHGILCDDMGLGKTLQSICILAGDHYLRSQEYAKTKAADCIPLPSLVVCPPTLTGHWVDEVGKFCAKEYLNPLHYTGPPTERMRLQHQVKKHNLVVASYDVVRNDIDFFKNIKFNYCILDEGHIIKNGKTKLSKAIKQLAANFRVILSGTPIQNNVLELWSLFDFLMPGFLGTERQFAARYGKPILASRDAKSSSREQEAGVLAMEALHRQVLPFLLRRMKEDVLQDLPPKIIQDYYCNLSPLQVQLYEDFAKSRAKASIDDSISAPTEQEEKPKLKATGHVFQALQYLRKLCNHPSLVLTPQHPEYKRVTEQLAGQSSNLRDIQHAPKLSALKQLLLDCGLGGGGSEESTEAVVAQHRVLIFCQLKSMLDIVEHDLLKPKMPTVTYLRLDGSVQAGLRHAIVSRFNNDPSIDVLLLTTHVGGLGLNLTGADTVVFVEHDWNPMRDLQAMDRAHRIGQKRVVNVYRLITRGTLEEKIMGLQKFKMNIANTIISQENASLQSMGTDQLLNLFTLDNDEQKGEQSTSSSGKASMKSVLDGLGELWDQQQYDSEYNLDTFMHSLQ is encoded by the exons ATGGCTGTAACAAG ACTTGATCGTTTGTTCATCCTACTTGACACTGGAACAACTCCAGTAACGAGGAAAGCAGCAGCCCAGCAGCTAGGAGAAGTGGTTAAACTCCACCCGCATGAGCTTAATAACTTATTGGCTAAG GTCTTGACCTATCTAAGGAGTCCCAATTGGGACACTCGTATAGCCGCGGGCCAAGCTGTGGAAGCTATTGTGAAAAATATTCCAGAATGGAACCCTGCCCCAACGCCTAAAGAAG AGTCATTATCGCCTGAGGATCCAGCCAGCGAGAGGCTGAGTTTCTaccattttgacatttgccGCCTACTCAAACATGGTGCCTCTCTTCTGGGCTCCGCTGGTGCAGAGTTTGAATTGCaagatgacaaaatgt GTGAGATGGACCCCAAGGAACGCCTGGCCTGCCAAAGAAAGCTTCTTCAGAAGAAGTTGGGACTTGACATAGGCGCCGCCATTGGCATGGACACCGAGGAGCTGTTTAATGACGAAGACCTGGACTATACTTGTCCGTCGAGTGTCTCGAGGCCTCAAGGAAGCAAGATTACAGCAGGGTCCAGCTCCCGTAATCACGTC CCTATTCAAGCTGCCGAATTGATAGACTCGGAATTCCGGCCAGGCATGAGCAATCGCCAGAAGAATAAGGCAAAGAGGCTGGCAAAGCtagttgcaaaacaaaaatccagagACTTGGATCCAAATGAAAAGAG taaTGACAGTTTTGAAGGTGAGCCTGAAGAGAAACGAAGGAAAACCACCAGCATAGTTATTGACCCGCCAGCAACAGAACATAAAGTTCTAATGAACAAAGTTCAGGATTACGCCAGTCTTTCAGACGAG TCACAAGAATGGCCATTGGAAAGCTTCAGTGAAGAACTCTGCAACGACCTCTTTAATCCTTCCTGGGAG ATCCGTCACGGTGCAGGCACTGGTCTTCGAGAAATCCTCAAGTCCCACGGCGCAGGAGGTGGCAAACTTGCGGGAAGCACTGCAGAGCAG ATGTCGCGGCAGCACGAGGAGTGGATACAAGACCTCGTCATCCGTTTGCTGTGCGTCTTTGCTCTGGACCGTTTTGGAGATTTTGTATCGGATGAG GTTGTGGCTCCTGTCCGAGAGACGTGTGCTCAGACGCTTGGTGTGGCACTGCGCCACATGAGTGAGACTGGGGTGTCCATGACAGTTGACGTGCTGCTGAAGCTGCTCAAAGAAGACCAGTGGGAGGTCCGTCACGGAGGCCTGCTCGGAATCAAATATGCACTCGCGGTCCGACAG GACCTGATCTCTGTTTTACTCCCACGGCTGCTCCCTGCCATCACTGAGGGCCTTCAGGAccttgatgatgatgtcaggGCTGTGGCTGCTGCGGCACTCATCCCTGTGGTGGAAGGCTTGGTGCAGTTACTGCCCAATAGG GTACCGTTCATCATAAACACATTGTGGGATGCTCTTTTGGATCTGGACGACCTCACCGCTTCCACCAACAGCATCATGACATTGTTATCGTCTTTGCTCACCTACCCGCAGGTTCGACAGTGCAG TATGCAGCAGTCCTTAACGGTGCTGGTCCCTCGGGTTTGGCCCTTCTTGAGGCACACTATCTCATCTGTTCGGCGGGCGGCGCTAGAAACGCTTTACACGCTCCTGTCTAAATCTGACCAG AAATGTGCATTGTGGATCAACCCCATCCTCCAAGATATGCTCCGTCACATGTTCCAGTCTTGTATACTTGAAAGCAATGAGGAAATTCTGGAACTTATCCAAAAG GTGTGGGCGGAGCTACTCTCTCAGGCCCCGCAACAGTTTGTGGTAGCAGCCAGCTGTCCATGGATGGGCGCCTGGCTCTGTCTCATGATGCAGGCCTCGCACATTCCCATAGACCTCAACATGTTGCTTGAAGTCAAGGCTCGCGCCAAG GATAAAGCTGGTTCAAAGGCACGCCAAGGCACCAACCAGATCAAGGAAACAGTCCAGGAGTACATAGCAGGGGCAGAGACGGTGACCGATGACCCAGTATCGAGGGACTATGTGGTGATCCGTGCTCGCCTTATGGCTGCCAA ATTGCTTGGGGCTCTATGTAAGTGTATATGCGAGCCTCATCTCAATGCTGCGTCTCAGGAGATCCGTCCAGCTGAGTCTCTGGGCCAGTTATTGCTCTTTCACCTTAATTCAAAGTCTGCACTTCAGCGAATAGCTGTAGCTCTTGTACTCTGTGAGTGGGCTTCTCTGCAAAAG GATTGCCAGATAGTGTCAAGTGCGGTGCAGCCTCGTCTCCTCGCCATTCTGTCCGAGCAGTTGTATTACGACGAGATTGCCATCCCTTTCACGCGCATGCAGAACGAGTGCAAGCAGCTCATCGCCTTGCTTTCTGAGGCTCACGTGGACGTTCAAGAGCGCCTCAATTGTAGTGTGTTCACTATCGATCAAGCCAACGAGCTG TTAACCACCATCTTCACAGAATCAACAGCTGCCTTGAATATGACGACCAAACCGTGGCAGGTATTGGACAACAAGCGGCAGCAGGCCCAAGCCACAGTCATGGAAACCAGCCACGAATGGCAGCAGTTGCATCTGCGTGTCCACATGTTCACCGCTTGCGCGGTGATCAACCTGCAAGTGCTTCCCGACAAACTCAACCCGCTGGTTCGACCTCTGATGGAGAGCATTAAGCGGGAGGAGAACACGCTTATTCAGGGCTACGCCGCTTCTTTCATTGCCAAGCTGCTGCAGCAGTGTGCTGGACGCTCACCGTGTCCCAACCCCAAAATTATCAAAAACCTCTGCGCCTCACTTTGCGCAGACTCTTCAGTCACCCCTTCGTCCGCCTGCCCCGTACCACCCGCACAGGAAAACTCCAAAG GCGGCGGCTTGGACAAAGACTGCCTGCATCACATGGTTAACAAAACTCAAGGCATCATGACTCTGTACCGTCATCAAAGGGCAGCATTTGCAATCACCAGTAAAAGGGGCCCTGTTCCCAAATCGTCCAAGACTCCCACTTCAGACCTTCCTCCAGGCAGCGCCATCGGTGTAGACAATGACGAG AGGAAGCCGTGTCTTATTCAAAGGAGAGGGGCGGAGTTCTCGCTAACAACCATTGCGAGGCATTTTGGTAGCGACCTCACCGAGTCACTACCATACCTTTGGGAGAACACAGTGGGGCCTTTGAGGACCGTGGTCAATGAAAAGCATTTGATCG ATAGGCAGATTCAGCTGGAAAGAGGTGACGTTGCAGCTCAGGAACTGGTCAACTCACTCCAAGTGCTTGAAGTCATGAGTGGAGCCATGTCCCATGAGCTCAAACCTCTG CTGCTGGAGCACCTTCCTCATCTGTTTACCTGCCTCCAGCATCCTTACACGGCAGTGCGTCACATGGCAGCTCGGTGCGTGGGCGTGCTTAGCAAGCTATCCATGCTGGACACCATGGATGCCTTTCTGGAGCGTGTCCTGCCCTGGTTAGCCGCGATTCACGACAGCACCAAGCAGGAGGGGGCCATCGAGGCTCTGGCTT GTGTCATGGAACAGTTGGATGTGGATATAGTGCCCTACATCGTATTGCTGGTAGTACCGGTGTTAGGACGTATGAGTGATCCTAGCGACAGCATTCGTTTCATGGCCACGCAATGCTTTGCTACGCTCATCCGTCTCTTGCCACTGGAG GCAGGCATACCAGACCCTCCTGCCATGTCTGCTGACCTGATCCGACAAAAGGCCAGAGAGCGACACTTCTTGGAACAACTGCTCGATGGCAGAAAACTGGAGAATTACAGCATCCCTGTGCCCATTAAGGCAGAGCTAAGGAAGTACCAGCAG GATGGTGTGAACTGGCTGTCCTTCCTAAACAAGTACAAGCTCCACGGGATCCTGTGTGATGACATGGGCCTCGGCAAGACTCTGCAGTCCATCTGCATTCTAGCAGGAGATCACTACCTCAG GTCTCAGGAATATGCCAAGACAAAAGCGGCAGACTGCATCCCGCTGCCCTCTCTGGTGGTGTGCCCACCCACACTGACTGGTCACTGGGTGGACGAGGTGGGCAAGTTTTGCGCCAAAGAGTACCTCAATCCACTGCACTATACTGGCCCACCTACGGAGAGAATGCG GTTACAACACCAAGTGAAGAAACACAATCTTGTAGTTGCTTCTTACGATGTCGTACGAAACGACATTGACTTTTTTAA AAATATCAAATTCAATTACTGTATTCTTGATGAAGGCCATATCATCAAAAATGGCAAAACCAAACTTTCCAAAGCTATTAAACAATTGGCTGCCAACTTCCGTGTCATCTTGTCGGGAACGCCGATTCAG AATAACGTTCTGGAGCTCTGGTCCCTTTTTGACTTCCTGATGCCGGGCTTCCTGGGGACCGAGCGCCAATTTGCTGCACGTTACGGCAAACCCATCCTGGCCAGTCGTGACGCCAAAAGTTCCTCACGGGAACAGGAGGCCG GCGTCCTGGCCATGGAGGCGCTTCATCGGCAAGTGTTACCCTTCCTTTTGAGAAGGATGAAAGAGGATGTACTGCAGGACCTTCCTCCCAAAATAATTCAGGACTACTACTGTAACTTGAGTCCTCTTCAG GTTCAGCTCTACGAAGACTTTGCCAAGTCCCGGGCCAAGGCGAGCATAGACGATAGCATCTCTGCCCCTACAGAGCAAGAGGAAAAGCCCAAGCTGAAAGCCACAGGTCACGTCTTCCAG GCCCTGCAGTACCTGCGGAAGCTGTGCAACCACCCGAGCTTGGTGTTGACCCCACAGCATCCAGAGTACAAACGCGTCACTGAGCAGCTAGCGGGCCAAAGTTCCAACCTGCGGGACATTCAGCACGCTCCAAAACTCTCTGCACTAAAACAG TTGCTCCTCGACTGCGGACTCGGTGGCGGGGGTTCCGAAGAGAGCACCGAGGCAGTGGTGGCTCAGCATCGGGTGCTCATTTTCTGTCAGCTGAAGAGCATGCTGGATATTGTTGAGCATGACCTTCTGAAACCCAAAATGCCCACGGTCACATACTTGCGACTGGATGGGAGCGTGCAGGCCGGCCTGCGCCACGCCATCGTGTCCCG GTTTAACAATGATCCATCCATTGATGTGCTGCTGCTGACCACGCACGTCGGTGGTCTTGGTCTGAACCTGACTGGCGCTGACACGGTGGTGTTTGTAGAACATGACTGGAACCCGATGAGGGACTTGCAGGCCATGGACCGTGCTCATAGGATAGGCCAG AAAAGGGTCGTGAACGTGTACAGGCTCATCACTCGAGGCACCCTGGAAGAGAAGATCATGGGCCTGCAGAAGTTCAAGATGAATATAGCCAACACCATCATCAGCCAGGAGAATGCCAGCCTGCAGAGCATGGGAACAGACCAACTGCTCAACCTCTTCACGCTTGACAAC GACGAGCAGAAGGGTGAGCAGTCCACGTCGAGCTCAGGGAAGGCCTCTATGAAGTCGGTGCTGGACGGCTTGGGAGAGCTCTGGGACCAGCAACAGTACGACAGCGAGTATAATCTGGACACTTTCATGCACTCCCTGCAGTAG